In Labrus mixtus chromosome 3, fLabMix1.1, whole genome shotgun sequence, a single window of DNA contains:
- the si:ch211-201h21.5 gene encoding inosine-uridine preferring nucleoside hydrolase has protein sequence MSLFTTMEKKQVIIDTDCGIDDAQAIMMALAAPNIQIVGVTCVFGNAAVEHVCQNVLRVLSVCEREGIPVFKGSGGPLVGASTPISDHFGTDGLGDVIKDKDPQWEEKIQREHAVNAMIRLVTENQKQVSLVALGPLTNLALAVRLDPSFPQKLKDLFIMGGNMEGKGNVTLCAEFNFAMDPESAYIVLEEFLCPTYVASWEYACRNALPWDFFEELINQDTPAAAFMKMITSECWAYSKDAMLNKRDVYFGPAFVSYDAYAMSACIDSSLVTERIECPVRVELQGSICRGMMVLDRTNQLKKSHSVFVLTQCDAAKFSQLLMNSLRQPCKK, from the exons ATGAGCTTGTTC ACGACCATGGAGAAGAAGCAGGTGATCATTGACACGGACTGCGGCATAGACGATGCTCAGGCCATCATGATGGCTCTGGCAGCCCCCAACATCCAGATTGTGGGCGTCACCTGTGTATTTGGGAACGCGGCAGTGGAACATGTGTGTCAGAATGTCCTGAGGGTGCTCTCCGTCTGTGAGCGGGAAGGG ATTCCCGTGTTTAAGGGTTCTGGTGGTCCTCTGGTTGGAGCCAGTACCCCAATCAGTGACCACTTTGGAACCGATGGTCTTGGAGACGTGATTAAAGACAAAGACCCGCAGTGGGAGGAGAAAATCcagagagagcatgcagtgaATGCAATGATCAGACTGGTGACTGAAAACCAGAAGCAG GTGTCCTTGGTGGCCCTCGGCCCGCTCACTAACCTGGCGTTGGCTGTCAGACTGGATCCAAGTTTTCCCCAGAAGCTCAAAGACTTGTTCATTATGGGAGGAAACATGGAAG gaaaaggaaatgtgactctaTGTGCAGAGTTTAACTTTGCAATGGATCCGGAGTCGGCTTACATTGTTCTTGAAGAGTTTCTCTGCCCGACATATGTTGCATCATGGGAATACGCTTGCAGAAACGCACTACCCTGG GATTTCTTCGAAGAGTTGATCAACCAGGATACGCCTGCTGCAGCCTTTATGAAGATGATAACATCTGAATGCTGGGCGTACTCTAAAGACGCCATGCTGAACAAGAGAGATGTGTACTTTGGACCTGCCTTTGTCTCTTATGATGCATACGCCATGTCGGCGTGTATTGACAGCAGTTTGGTCACCGAGAGAATCGAGTGTCCGGTCCGTGTGGAGCTGCAGGGTTCAATCTGTCGTGGTATGATGGTACTGGACCGCACAAATCAGCTGAAGAAAAgccacagtgtgtttgttttgactcaATGTGATGCTGCAAAGTTTAGTCAGTTACTCATGAATTCTCTCAGACAGCCATGTAAGAAGtaa
- the LOC132956774 gene encoding pleckstrin homology domain-containing family B member 2-like isoform X1, which yields MAMVKSGWLHRQSTILRRWKRNWFDLWADGRLIFYNDQQRRDMEDDIHMRVDCINIRNSAACQGKELNPPEGKTRDALLQIVCRDGRVISLCADSADDALAWTMALQDARINAVVATPQIGFAQEAIASAPPPYSEYAPPAQVYSPGPYGEYVPSPPQATQIMYSADGQPYAVAYPYQYQGGYAAPGVNHVVIRERQREDGGDVALGMLAGAATGLALGSLFSVF from the exons ATGGCGATGGTGAAGAGCGGTTGGCTCCATCGACAGA GCACTATCCTGCGCCGCTGGAAAAGAAACTGGTTCGACTTGTGGGCCGACGGACGTCTCATCTTCTACAACGATCAACAAAGGCGTGACATGGAGGACGACATCCACATGAGGGTCGACTGCATCAACATCCGCAACTCAGCCGCGTGTCAAGGTAAAG AGCTGAACCCTCCGGAGGGAAAGACCCGGGACGCCCTGCTGCAGATCGTGTGCAGAGATGGTCGAGTTATCAGCCTGTGTGCAGACAGTGCTGATGATGCTCT GGCCTGGACCATGGCGCTGCAGGATGCCAGAATTAATGCG gtggTAGCTACTCCTCAAATTGGATTTGCACAGGAAGCAATAGCCTCTGCTCCTCCCCCTTACTCAGAATATGCTCCCCCAGCTCAG GTTTATTCTCCGGGCCCATACGGAGAATATGTTCCATCTCCACCTCAGGCCACACAGATCATGTACTCTGCTGACGGACAGCCCTACGCTGTGGCTTATCCTTACCAGTACCAAG GTGGGTACGCCGCCCCCGGGGTGAACCACGTGGTGATCCGGGAGCGTCAGCGCGAGGACGGAGGAGACGTGGCGTTGGGAATGCTTGCCGGAGCAGCGACGGGTTTGGCGCTCGGCTCTCTCTTCTCCGTCTTCTAA
- the LOC132956774 gene encoding pleckstrin homology domain-containing family B member 2-like isoform X2 — protein sequence MAMVKSGWLHRQSTILRRWKRNWFDLWADGRLIFYNDQQRRDMEDDIHMRVDCINIRNSAACQELNPPEGKTRDALLQIVCRDGRVISLCADSADDALAWTMALQDARINAVVATPQIGFAQEAIASAPPPYSEYAPPAQVYSPGPYGEYVPSPPQATQIMYSADGQPYAVAYPYQYQGGYAAPGVNHVVIRERQREDGGDVALGMLAGAATGLALGSLFSVF from the exons ATGGCGATGGTGAAGAGCGGTTGGCTCCATCGACAGA GCACTATCCTGCGCCGCTGGAAAAGAAACTGGTTCGACTTGTGGGCCGACGGACGTCTCATCTTCTACAACGATCAACAAAGGCGTGACATGGAGGACGACATCCACATGAGGGTCGACTGCATCAACATCCGCAACTCAGCCGCGTGTCAAG AGCTGAACCCTCCGGAGGGAAAGACCCGGGACGCCCTGCTGCAGATCGTGTGCAGAGATGGTCGAGTTATCAGCCTGTGTGCAGACAGTGCTGATGATGCTCT GGCCTGGACCATGGCGCTGCAGGATGCCAGAATTAATGCG gtggTAGCTACTCCTCAAATTGGATTTGCACAGGAAGCAATAGCCTCTGCTCCTCCCCCTTACTCAGAATATGCTCCCCCAGCTCAG GTTTATTCTCCGGGCCCATACGGAGAATATGTTCCATCTCCACCTCAGGCCACACAGATCATGTACTCTGCTGACGGACAGCCCTACGCTGTGGCTTATCCTTACCAGTACCAAG GTGGGTACGCCGCCCCCGGGGTGAACCACGTGGTGATCCGGGAGCGTCAGCGCGAGGACGGAGGAGACGTGGCGTTGGGAATGCTTGCCGGAGCAGCGACGGGTTTGGCGCTCGGCTCTCTCTTCTCCGTCTTCTAA